The following DNA comes from Chitinophaga nivalis.
ATGCTCTTATATAACCCATCAACGATATCTGCAATTTCCGGTGTAGAGCCGGAAGTCACTTTTTTGATTTTAGTCAGGGTATTCACTTTATCTCCCGGATTAATTCTCTCCGGAGAATAACCACAATAGAAATCTTCGTTGAATTTCAGGCCGGAATATTTTTCCAGTACCGGTACGCAATCTTCTTCCGTACAGCCAGGATAAACAGTAGATTCGTAGATCACAATATCTCCTTTCTTCAACACTTCACCCAGCATTTTGGAAGCACTGATCAGGGGTCTCAGATCCGGTGCTTTATATTGATCGATCGGGGTTGGAACGGTTACAATATAAACGTGATACGCGCTTAAATCCTGTTGGTTGCTGGAAAAACGGAGTCCTGTTTTTTCGTTTTTATCTTTATTTGCTATTAATGCCCGGAGCTGTGTTAAGTCAGCTTCCTGCGTATGATCTTCGCCGGCACTCAGTTCCCGGATACGAGTTTCATTAATATCAAAACCTAATACATCATATTTTTTTCCGAATTCAATCGCCAGGGGTAGTCCAACATATCCTAAACCGATGACTGCTATTTTATCATATTGTTTCATATGGGAGGAAACGATTTTGTAGAGGTTTAATTCATTATTTCTTTATAAATTCTGGCTACCAGTAATGCTAAAGTGGTCAGGAAGCCACCCAGAAAAGCGCCGATGATAATGCCTTTCAACTTTCCTAACTGTTGTTTTTCCAGTGGAAGTATGGGTGTATCTATAATTTGCATGACCGGCATTTCACGGGCCATAGCGATTTTACTAAGCTCCAGGTTTTTTACGATCTCTCCATACATAGTCTGCAGCACCATTTTATCACGCATCGCCAGCTCCGTACCCACATTAGCGACCTGCCTGGCGGGGTTTACATTTAAATCTTGTATGGCGGCTGTGGAATACGTTTTCCGATCCAGCAATGATTTCATCGAATCTGCTTGCAGCTGTAATCTGTCCACATTCGCTTTTGTGCGTTTTATTTTTGTATTTGAATAAAAATCGAGCGCTTCCCGCACCACTGCTTCTGCCAGATATTTGGAAAACAGCTGCACCGGAGATTCTACCTTTACAGAAATAAAGCTCAGCTTTTTATCAACTTTATCTACTGTAAGATTACTCTTTACAATCTTATTCTGTATAAAATTCAATACGCTATCCTGATTCAGGGAAAAGGTTTTCCGGTCCTGATGTACCGGGTATGTTACATTAAATGGTTGTGATAATTTGCTCCATTGTGTGCGCAAATCATTGTAAGCAATATAACTCTCCACCAATGTCATTTCTTTACCATCATATTTCACGGGAGATAATAATGCTTTTTCGATGATCAGTCGTGTTTTCAGGAATTTCATGATATTATCTCCGGCAAATAAACTGCTTTCCCCCGAACCTCCTAAATCTATCCCCAACTGACTGGCCAGGCCGGAATAAGAACCTAAAGGACTGCTGCTATTATCTTCTAACACAAAGGTAAGTTCAGCTGCATAAGTGGGCTTTGCTTTCAATGCTA
Coding sequences within:
- a CDS encoding Wzz/FepE/Etk N-terminal domain-containing protein, with translation MEQLGKSSDTATGNEEISIRELILKVQDWLKYLWRKKFWIIGITLIGAAGGLFIALKAKPTYAAELTFVLEDNSSSPLGSYSGLASQLGIDLGGSGESSLFAGDNIMKFLKTRLIIEKALLSPVKYDGKEMTLVESYIAYNDLRTQWSKLSQPFNVTYPVHQDRKTFSLNQDSVLNFIQNKIVKSNLTVDKVDKKLSFISVKVESPVQLFSKYLAEAVVREALDFYSNTKIKRTKANVDRLQLQADSMKSLLDRKTYSTAAIQDLNVNPARQVANVGTELAMRDKMVLQTMYGEIVKNLELSKIAMAREMPVMQIIDTPILPLEKQQLGKLKGIIIGAFLGGFLTTLALLVARIYKEIMN